From the Bacteroidia bacterium genome, one window contains:
- the pyrF gene encoding orotidine-5'-phosphate decarboxylase: protein MHILEKLDAITAKNKSLVCVGLDTDPAKLPAHLRGRDDAVIAFNRAIIEATADVVQSYKLNLAFYETLGRDAWHCIRATLDAIPSDVVTIGDAKRGDIGNTSTMYAKALFEDFTFDATTVAPYMGFDSVEPFLRYEEKGIFLLALTSNKGSRDFQYLEIGGEALYRHVVRTALGWNTAGNLGFVVGATHPSELRDLRAMVGDAPLLIPGLGAQGGDTEASVKAGVTAAGGRAVYNSSRGIIFAGDGEDFADKAREAALLLRDEINAHRPSAA, encoded by the coding sequence ATGCACATCCTGGAAAAGTTAGACGCCATCACGGCGAAAAACAAGAGCCTCGTTTGCGTCGGTCTCGATACCGACCCCGCGAAGCTACCCGCCCACCTCCGCGGACGCGACGATGCGGTCATCGCCTTCAACCGGGCCATCATCGAGGCCACCGCCGATGTCGTCCAATCCTACAAGCTGAATCTTGCGTTTTACGAAACCCTGGGACGTGACGCCTGGCACTGCATCCGCGCGACGCTGGATGCGATCCCTTCCGACGTGGTCACCATCGGCGATGCGAAGCGCGGAGATATCGGCAATACTTCGACGATGTATGCCAAAGCCCTGTTCGAAGATTTCACCTTCGATGCGACCACGGTCGCTCCGTACATGGGCTTCGATTCCGTCGAACCCTTTCTGCGCTATGAAGAAAAGGGAATCTTTTTGCTGGCGTTGACTTCCAACAAAGGTTCACGCGATTTCCAGTATCTCGAAATCGGCGGCGAAGCACTCTACCGCCATGTCGTACGCACCGCCCTCGGATGGAATACCGCCGGCAATCTCGGCTTTGTCGTGGGCGCGACGCACCCGTCGGAGTTGCGGGACCTTCGCGCGATGGTCGGGGATGCGCCGCTGCTCATTCCGGGCCTGGGCGCCCAGGGTGGGGATACCGAGGCCTCCGTTAAGGCGGGAGTGACTGCCGCTGGCGGGCGCGCCGTGTACAATTCCAGCAGAGGTATCATTTTTGCCGGTGACGGCGAGGATTTCGCCGATAAGGCGCGCGAGGCCGCTCTGCTGCTCAGAGACGAAATAAACGCACACCGGCCTTCAGCCGCATGA
- the larC gene encoding nickel pincer cofactor biosynthesis protein LarC produces MKIAYLDIISGISGDMTLGALVHAGASFDALRDELRKLPLEGYEMTLTRVHRSMIATIKIDVLLTEAGRTEELAVRESLTEAPHDHTDHAHTHTHTHSHASHVHTHGGQTDSGMVPVGDVPAMPHRHVTRAWSDIRALIEQSVLSARVKQRALDIFSALAQAEAQVHGCAVDDVHFHEVGAVDSIIDIVGTAICLELLGVERVYTSAVRTGSGGHIDTQHGVMPVPAPATLELLRGYPIELTDVPFELTTPTGAAIIAASSRGVMRASELLSIDAIGYGAGSKEYPGLPNVLRVLIGSIGEPFDNESGMDAGDTVTILECSIDDMNPEVYPWVMERVLEAGALDCWTQSVVMKKGRPGQVLTVLAPLEAADVLQDLLLRETSSLGVRRHEVRRRKLHREIETVDTRYGPIRVKRIGTGERMRRVPEFEECRRLAGELNLPLLDIYRSIEHDSNRD; encoded by the coding sequence ATGAAAATCGCCTATCTCGATATCATCTCCGGCATCAGCGGCGACATGACGCTCGGCGCACTCGTACATGCAGGCGCATCCTTCGATGCGTTGCGGGATGAACTGCGCAAGCTTCCGCTGGAGGGGTACGAGATGACGCTCACGCGGGTCCATCGCTCCATGATTGCCACCATAAAAATCGATGTGCTGCTCACCGAAGCCGGGAGGACGGAAGAGCTGGCGGTCCGTGAGTCCCTCACGGAAGCTCCGCACGATCATACCGATCATGCGCACACGCACACGCACACGCACAGCCATGCGTCGCATGTTCATACCCATGGCGGACAGACCGACAGCGGCATGGTGCCCGTTGGCGATGTGCCGGCCATGCCCCATCGGCATGTGACGAGGGCCTGGAGCGACATTCGGGCGCTGATCGAACAGAGCGTGCTTTCCGCGCGCGTCAAGCAGCGTGCCCTGGACATATTCAGCGCGCTGGCGCAGGCCGAAGCACAGGTGCATGGCTGTGCAGTGGATGATGTGCATTTTCATGAAGTGGGCGCGGTGGATTCCATTATCGATATCGTCGGTACGGCGATCTGTCTCGAGCTGCTCGGTGTCGAACGTGTCTATACCTCGGCTGTGCGGACAGGCAGCGGGGGGCATATCGATACACAGCACGGCGTCATGCCCGTGCCCGCACCCGCGACACTTGAATTGCTCCGGGGATATCCGATCGAACTTACGGACGTTCCCTTTGAACTCACTACCCCGACAGGCGCCGCCATCATCGCGGCGTCATCAAGGGGCGTCATGCGTGCATCGGAGTTGCTCTCCATTGATGCCATCGGCTATGGCGCCGGCAGCAAGGAATATCCCGGACTCCCGAACGTTCTGCGCGTGCTTATCGGCAGCATCGGCGAGCCCTTCGACAACGAAAGCGGGATGGACGCGGGCGACACCGTCACCATCCTTGAATGTTCCATAGACGACATGAATCCGGAGGTCTACCCCTGGGTGATGGAGCGCGTCCTCGAGGCCGGCGCACTCGATTGCTGGACGCAGAGCGTGGTGATGAAGAAAGGGCGCCCCGGACAGGTCCTCACCGTCCTAGCTCCCTTGGAAGCTGCCGATGTGCTTCAGGACCTCCTGCTGCGTGAAACCAGCTCCCTCGGTGTACGCAGGCACGAGGTGCGGAGGCGCAAACTGCATCGTGAAATCGAGACGGTGGACACGCGCTACGGACCGATTCGCGTCAAACGCATCGGTACGGGCGAAAGGATGCGCCGGGTACCCGAATTCGAGGAGTGCCGCCGCCTTGCAGGTGAACTGAATCTTCCGTTACTTGACATTTATCGCTCTATCGAACACGACAGCAATCGCGATTGA
- a CDS encoding ATP-binding protein yields the protein MTFPRALLILLFLFSFRGFAQQEPEVSAEQVPEDLQQEIVEKYFEDNPIHTILYTRYRTETIILLVLIAASILGVRNYSRILARQEQRVFDALQSNAVIIFDRSSDLRMMNRAARLLLGLDDYVSMSEVYSYYLKNAPSPEILQVFEEAQSSRYAVEREVVFNHGKVMRTLIVKAYPFYSETKRLDGYIMIIADITEAIEKDRRVNWSGVAQHVAHKAKTPLSTITLTAQHLEMLLSEQRDGTGEEMTKYLDRIVNESRKLNEIVHNLTRLANKEQMNLLPNDVNIILQNLADEYREKSTRNIEIITHFYRNLPRVGIDIAHFPEAIGNLLDNAVRAIGSRDGRIILATAPGQWINRPGEYVEITIQDTGAGMDEEVKKGIFRPFSTHSKGGTGLGLVIVQKIIQEHQGEITFNSSPGLGTTFQIRLPVTKY from the coding sequence ATGACTTTTCCACGGGCACTTCTCATACTTCTTTTCCTGTTCTCGTTCCGCGGCTTCGCGCAACAGGAGCCGGAGGTTTCCGCCGAGCAGGTCCCGGAGGACTTGCAACAGGAGATCGTCGAGAAGTATTTCGAGGACAATCCCATACATACCATTCTGTACACACGCTACCGCACCGAGACCATCATTCTCCTCGTGCTTATCGCCGCCTCCATTCTGGGAGTACGGAATTACTCGCGCATACTCGCTCGACAGGAGCAGCGCGTGTTCGACGCACTGCAGAGCAACGCCGTCATCATTTTCGACCGTTCGTCTGACCTCAGAATGATGAACCGCGCCGCCCGCCTGCTGCTGGGACTCGATGATTACGTTTCCATGTCCGAGGTGTATTCCTACTACCTGAAAAACGCGCCGTCCCCGGAAATCCTGCAGGTCTTCGAGGAAGCGCAGAGCAGCAGATACGCCGTGGAACGCGAGGTCGTGTTCAATCACGGGAAAGTGATGCGTACGCTCATCGTCAAGGCGTATCCGTTTTACAGCGAAACGAAGCGGCTCGACGGGTATATCATGATCATCGCCGACATCACCGAGGCGATAGAGAAAGACCGGCGCGTCAACTGGTCCGGCGTAGCCCAGCATGTCGCGCACAAGGCGAAAACACCGCTGTCCACCATCACTCTCACCGCGCAGCACCTCGAAATGCTGCTCTCCGAACAGCGAGACGGGACAGGGGAGGAAATGACGAAGTATCTGGACCGCATCGTGAACGAGTCGCGTAAACTCAACGAGATCGTACACAATCTGACACGCCTCGCCAACAAGGAGCAGATGAATCTTCTGCCCAACGACGTCAACATCATCCTCCAGAACCTCGCCGACGAATATCGCGAAAAGTCCACGCGCAACATCGAAATCATCACGCATTTCTACCGCAACCTGCCCAGGGTCGGCATAGACATCGCGCATTTTCCTGAAGCTATCGGGAATCTGCTGGACAATGCCGTGCGGGCCATCGGCTCGCGCGACGGCAGAATCATCCTCGCCACAGCCCCCGGGCAATGGATCAACCGCCCCGGCGAGTATGTGGAAATCACCATACAGGACACGGGCGCGGGAATGGACGAGGAAGTCAAAAAAGGAATCTTCCGTCCGTTTTCAACACACAGCAAGGGCGGCACAGGACTGGGACTCGTGATCGTGCAGAAAATCATCCAGGAACATCAGGGTGAAATCACGTTCAACTCCTCGCCGGGCCTTGGCACGACGTTTCAAATTCGGCTGCCGGTCACTAAATACTGA
- a CDS encoding sigma-54 dependent transcriptional regulator: protein MNEKPIILIVDDEEDFCQTVSDILTHSGYQTVVRQNPVEALEMLHVQTVDLVLLDILMPQMDGRQVLTEIVQNWPEIPVIMITGQAYNVPVAIETAKKGSYSFLAKPIDLVQLKESVKEAIESKRPKVVSGTIEEVMREIGIVSASSAIQQIMGMAEKVAKTTVPVLITGESGVGKEVLARAIHAMSPRRERPFVSVDCGTLTETLLESELFGHVKGSFTGAMADKKGLFEIADGGTIFLDEIGNTNTTFQQKLLQVLNSGKVRRVGDPLDRDVDVRVISATNKHLLHLIHEGTFRDDLFYRLNKYDIHIPPLRERREDVAPLVRHLLAKAAREHSLQDHFFSPAALDLLTRQDWRGNVRELDSVVTKLAIFAEAEEIDVHTVAHALKAEIQGKRAFKVDTRPLMDQVEEFEKKLIIEALRANNGNQTRASEQLGVERTNFVKKMRKHGLNKEDFL from the coding sequence ATGAACGAAAAACCAATCATTCTCATTGTCGATGACGAAGAAGACTTTTGCCAGACCGTCTCCGACATTCTCACACACTCGGGCTATCAGACCGTCGTCCGCCAGAATCCCGTCGAAGCGCTGGAAATGCTGCACGTGCAGACGGTGGATCTCGTGCTGCTCGACATTCTGATGCCGCAAATGGACGGACGGCAGGTACTCACCGAAATCGTCCAGAACTGGCCGGAAATTCCCGTGATCATGATTACCGGACAGGCGTACAACGTCCCTGTCGCCATTGAAACGGCGAAAAAGGGCTCTTACTCCTTCCTCGCCAAGCCCATTGACCTCGTGCAGTTGAAGGAATCCGTCAAAGAAGCCATCGAATCCAAGAGGCCCAAGGTGGTCTCCGGGACCATCGAAGAGGTCATGCGCGAAATCGGGATCGTGAGCGCGAGCAGCGCCATTCAGCAAATCATGGGAATGGCCGAAAAGGTGGCCAAGACCACCGTGCCCGTGCTCATCACCGGTGAAAGCGGGGTCGGCAAGGAGGTCCTCGCCCGCGCCATTCATGCCATGAGCCCGCGCCGCGAGCGTCCCTTTGTTTCCGTGGATTGCGGCACACTCACCGAAACGCTGCTCGAATCCGAGCTCTTCGGTCATGTCAAAGGATCCTTCACCGGCGCCATGGCCGACAAGAAGGGCCTGTTCGAGATCGCGGACGGCGGCACCATTTTCCTCGACGAAATCGGTAACACCAATACGACCTTTCAGCAGAAGCTGCTCCAGGTGCTCAACAGCGGCAAGGTTCGCAGGGTAGGGGATCCGTTGGATCGCGATGTGGACGTGCGTGTGATCAGCGCCACCAACAAGCATCTGCTGCATCTGATACACGAGGGGACGTTCCGCGACGACCTCTTCTACCGGCTCAACAAATACGACATCCACATCCCGCCCTTGCGCGAACGGCGCGAGGACGTCGCTCCTCTCGTACGGCATCTTCTCGCCAAGGCCGCCCGCGAACACAGCCTGCAGGACCACTTCTTCTCGCCCGCGGCGCTCGATTTGCTCACACGGCAGGATTGGCGCGGCAACGTGCGTGAACTGGACAGCGTCGTGACCAAGCTCGCGATTTTCGCCGAAGCCGAGGAAATTGACGTGCACACCGTAGCGCATGCGCTCAAGGCCGAAATTCAGGGGAAGCGCGCGTTCAAAGTTGACACGCGTCCGCTCATGGATCAGGTGGAGGAGTTCGAGAAGAAGCTCATCATCGAGGCCCTGCGCGCGAACAACGGCAATCAGACCCGCGCCTCGGAACAGCTCGGTGTCGAGCGCACCAACTTCGTCAAGAAAATGCGCAAGCACGGTTTGAATAAGGAAGATTTTCTCTGA
- a CDS encoding Ig-like domain-containing protein, translated as MKPQHVAFRRSMILAALLCASCATQRPPEGGPADSEAPYVRNSTPAPGTVNFRGRSVVIEFNERVDKRSFDEALHISPLLDGKPELDWSAREVEVLFPDELPDDKTIVITVGSNLKDLRAGNAMNGSWQLAFSTGDSLDAGMIEGSVSDAKPAGISVFAYLLHEGRGDTLDPARHRPDYVVRTGDDGRFRLSYLREGWYRVFAVRDNLNNQLYDVEADEIGIPAGDVFAADSSRMPSALRFTLHREDTTAPFVQRVQAVNMRQFRIAFSEDVQPFPPPSGSVALYDSADGTPLPVHSVHRALQGRHSWDVFLAQPMREGRFRLQLDSLGDAAGNPLRAEAQYFDGSALPDTGRPAFLEIFPKDGAQGVPTDSVFLLRFSRPVRPDVSVRLLDSTGKELPVTILQPDMTRVEIAHPVLDEAAAYRLCLDLASIRDEITDRAMADTLYCLPFTSGKAGNFGSVSGSFAGDSLRGVPHITLRDVKDGGTERHTVADSSGRFSFPRVPEGQYKIEAFLDLDSNGRYSPGRARPLLAPEPFLRYKDTLRVRARWETGGVKLRTNE; from the coding sequence TTGAAACCGCAACACGTCGCTTTCCGCCGATCCATGATCCTCGCGGCGCTGCTGTGTGCGTCCTGCGCCACGCAGCGTCCGCCCGAGGGGGGGCCCGCGGACTCCGAGGCGCCGTATGTACGCAACAGCACACCCGCTCCGGGCACCGTCAACTTTCGCGGGCGGAGTGTGGTGATCGAATTCAACGAACGCGTGGACAAGCGCTCCTTCGACGAGGCCCTGCACATCTCTCCCCTGCTGGACGGCAAGCCCGAACTCGACTGGTCCGCACGCGAAGTGGAAGTGCTCTTTCCGGATGAACTGCCCGACGATAAAACCATCGTCATCACCGTCGGCAGCAATCTCAAAGATCTGCGCGCCGGCAACGCGATGAACGGAAGCTGGCAACTGGCGTTCTCGACGGGCGACAGTCTCGACGCCGGTATGATCGAAGGCAGCGTGAGCGATGCGAAGCCGGCCGGGATATCCGTGTTCGCCTATCTGCTGCACGAGGGACGGGGTGATACGCTCGATCCCGCGCGTCATCGCCCGGACTATGTCGTCCGTACCGGCGACGACGGACGCTTCCGCCTCTCCTATCTGCGCGAAGGATGGTATCGGGTGTTCGCCGTGCGCGACAATCTCAATAATCAGCTCTACGACGTCGAAGCAGATGAAATCGGCATCCCAGCCGGCGACGTGTTTGCGGCGGACAGCAGCCGCATGCCCTCGGCGCTGCGTTTTACCCTGCATCGGGAGGACACTACGGCGCCGTTCGTGCAGCGCGTGCAGGCGGTCAACATGCGGCAGTTCCGCATTGCTTTCAGCGAAGATGTGCAGCCTTTCCCGCCTCCTTCAGGCAGCGTCGCGCTGTACGACTCCGCCGACGGAACACCGCTGCCCGTGCACAGCGTGCACCGCGCGCTGCAGGGACGCCACAGCTGGGATGTGTTTCTCGCGCAACCGATGCGTGAGGGACGTTTCCGATTGCAGCTCGATTCTCTCGGCGATGCGGCCGGAAATCCGTTACGCGCCGAGGCGCAGTACTTTGACGGCAGCGCCCTGCCCGACACAGGAAGACCGGCATTTCTCGAGATTTTCCCAAAGGATGGCGCGCAGGGAGTACCCACCGACAGCGTTTTCCTGCTGCGTTTTTCGCGGCCGGTACGCCCGGATGTGTCGGTGCGCCTGCTCGATTCCACAGGCAAAGAACTCCCCGTCACCATTCTGCAACCCGATATGACGCGCGTGGAAATCGCGCATCCCGTGCTCGATGAAGCGGCGGCGTACCGCTTGTGCCTGGATTTGGCGAGCATACGAGACGAGATTACGGACCGCGCCATGGCGGACACGCTGTACTGCCTTCCCTTCACTTCCGGCAAGGCGGGCAATTTCGGCAGCGTTTCCGGCAGCTTTGCCGGTGACAGCCTCAGGGGCGTCCCGCACATCACCTTGCGCGACGTGAAGGACGGCGGCACGGAGCGCCACACTGTCGCGGATTCCAGCGGACGCTTCTCCTTTCCCCGCGTCCCCGAGGGACAGTATAAAATCGAGGCCTTCCTTGATCTCGACAGCAACGGCCGCTACTCACCAGGAAGAGCCAGACCTCTGCTCGCCCCCGAACCCTTCCTCCGTTACAAAGACACACTTCGCGTCCGCGCCCGCTGGGAAACCGGAGGCGTCAAATTGCGGACAAACGAGTGA
- the mltG gene encoding endolytic transglycosylase MltG: MKRRSLVLAAAVAVLALLYLFSASLLPYRSGALRPVDIPRGSTLGSIADSLAANDVLRDRYVFMLMARLSSSASRLQSGYYKFPESASAADILAILVAGSHQAAVRVTIREGLTIRRIAAVLAKEAGFDAEDVIALSRDRDFIDSLGLDVRQLEGYLLPDTYDIRFDATPRQVLARMAAAMRRQFTAEFLARMDERGLSVHQVLTMASLVEGETRLAEERARVAGVYYNRLRRGMLLQADPTVQYIIPDGPRRLLYSDLAINSPYNTYMYRGLPPGPVNNPGVGAIRAALWPEEHGFYYFVADGSGGHTFSRNYEEHLKAVAVYRKLQRRAADNSR, from the coding sequence ATGAAACGCCGTAGTCTCGTCCTCGCCGCGGCCGTCGCAGTGCTCGCGCTGCTGTATCTCTTTTCCGCCAGCCTCCTTCCGTATCGCAGCGGCGCACTACGCCCCGTGGACATTCCCCGCGGAAGCACGCTCGGCAGCATTGCCGACTCCCTCGCGGCCAATGACGTGCTGCGTGACAGATACGTCTTCATGCTGATGGCGCGGCTTTCCTCGTCGGCGAGCCGGCTGCAATCCGGGTATTACAAGTTTCCGGAGAGCGCCTCCGCCGCCGACATCCTGGCGATTCTCGTCGCGGGCAGTCATCAGGCCGCCGTACGCGTCACCATTCGCGAAGGACTCACCATCAGACGCATCGCGGCGGTGCTGGCCAAGGAAGCAGGCTTCGATGCGGAAGATGTGATCGCGTTGAGTCGGGACCGCGATTTCATCGACAGTCTCGGACTCGATGTCCGGCAACTCGAGGGCTATCTTCTGCCGGATACGTACGACATACGATTCGACGCGACGCCGCGTCAGGTGCTTGCGCGCATGGCCGCTGCGATGCGGCGGCAGTTCACCGCCGAATTCCTTGCGCGCATGGACGAGCGCGGTCTGTCCGTGCATCAGGTGCTGACCATGGCGTCGCTTGTGGAGGGCGAGACGCGTCTTGCCGAGGAGCGCGCACGCGTGGCCGGTGTGTACTACAACCGTCTCAGGCGCGGTATGCTGCTGCAGGCGGATCCGACCGTACAGTACATCATCCCCGACGGTCCGCGGCGTTTGTTGTATTCCGATCTCGCCATCAACTCGCCGTACAACACCTACATGTACCGCGGACTGCCTCCGGGACCGGTCAACAATCCGGGTGTCGGCGCCATCCGCGCGGCCCTCTGGCCTGAGGAGCACGGATTTTACTATTTTGTGGCGGACGGAAGTGGTGGACACACCTTTTCCCGCAATTACGAAGAACACCTCAAGGCCGTGGCCGTGTACCGAAAACTACAGCGGCGCGCGGCCGATAACAGTCGCTAA
- the tsaD gene encoding tRNA (adenosine(37)-N6)-threonylcarbamoyltransferase complex transferase subunit TsaD, whose protein sequence is MTILGIESSCDETSAAVLRDGTLLSNIISSQLFHTDFGGVVPELASRAHLRAIVPIIQAALDDAGVTIEDVDAVAATQGPGLIGSLLVGLNTGKAIAAARGLPFIGVNHVEAHLYSAFLGEEKPDFPYLALAVSGGHTLLVLVHDTERLTLLGGTIDDAAGEAFDKVAKMLGLGFPGGPLIDALAQEGNAAAIAFPRPLLDEEGYRFSFSGLKTSVLYHLRRRAVDGILRLTDAELRDICASFQQAVVDILVGKMLRAAAEFGIRDLAVAGGVSANAGLGKALRARAGAIGKRVFIPPPVYSTDNAAMIALLASFRLSRARKQPQAPAFARLAGTLFHETP, encoded by the coding sequence GTGACCATTCTCGGTATCGAATCTTCCTGCGACGAAACCTCCGCGGCGGTCCTGCGGGACGGAACGCTGCTCTCGAACATCATTTCTTCCCAACTGTTCCATACCGATTTCGGCGGCGTGGTGCCGGAACTCGCTTCGCGCGCACATCTTCGCGCCATCGTTCCGATCATTCAGGCGGCGCTGGACGACGCCGGAGTGACGATCGAAGACGTCGATGCCGTGGCGGCGACGCAGGGGCCTGGTTTGATCGGTTCCTTGCTGGTGGGCCTCAACACAGGCAAGGCCATCGCGGCCGCCCGCGGGCTGCCGTTCATCGGCGTCAATCACGTCGAAGCGCATTTGTATTCGGCCTTCCTGGGTGAGGAGAAACCGGATTTCCCCTACCTCGCGCTGGCGGTGTCGGGCGGACACACGTTGCTCGTGCTCGTGCACGACACGGAACGCCTCACGCTGCTGGGCGGCACCATAGACGACGCGGCGGGCGAGGCCTTCGACAAAGTGGCGAAAATGCTGGGACTCGGCTTCCCGGGCGGACCGCTGATCGACGCCCTTGCGCAAGAAGGAAATGCGGCCGCTATCGCCTTTCCGCGTCCGCTGCTGGATGAAGAGGGGTACCGCTTCAGCTTCAGCGGACTCAAGACCTCGGTACTGTATCATCTGCGTCGTCGTGCGGTGGATGGCATCCTGCGTCTGACGGATGCGGAACTGCGGGACATCTGCGCAAGCTTTCAACAGGCGGTTGTGGATATACTGGTCGGAAAAATGCTCCGCGCCGCCGCGGAATTCGGTATTCGCGATCTGGCCGTGGCAGGTGGTGTTTCGGCCAACGCCGGTCTCGGAAAGGCGCTGCGCGCACGGGCGGGCGCCATCGGCAAACGCGTTTTCATTCCACCGCCCGTGTACTCCACCGACAACGCCGCGATGATTGCGCTGCTTGCATCCTTCCGCCTGTCGCGTGCGCGGAAGCAGCCGCAGGCCCCCGCATTCGCGCGCCTGGCAGGGACGTTGTTCCATGAAACGCCGTAG
- a CDS encoding DUF4921 family protein, translating to MDYHFYFNTMADGTVKQVNPFTGVEVWSVPGRGDKPLGSPQRDIAAPLLDKQDPEGYCAFCISRYFETAPEKSRVVHTGDGFTTLYQVAPDAYTHTRPLFRRISNLFEILSVDYWTRNYNYKLSNKNRVWMDQYLGNPTGLKHVLGIVDYKLGRQGKSDEEISKISLDDKIKLAEAHFGGGHELIIADRHYLPDAQSTDELCSTGDLSADEHYQYFALIIDAMQDIVANNRYVRSISVFKNWLQPAGATFDHLHTQIVAIDEWGAAMERKIKLVVQDKNVYNTYGPNFAGYNNLIFAENDYALAFVGIGHRFPTVEIFSKSVNARPSDHTPEEVRGMSDLVRAVHAAIGRDISVNEEWHHTPMDSIFKIPWHVFVKLRINTPAGFEGGTNIYINPLTPTVLRDKLVPRFYDLRRDGVIDGSIRIAEECVVVPNPLQYFKGS from the coding sequence TTGGACTACCATTTCTATTTCAACACCATGGCCGACGGAACGGTGAAACAAGTGAACCCGTTCACCGGCGTCGAAGTATGGTCGGTACCGGGCCGTGGCGACAAGCCGCTGGGATCGCCGCAACGCGACATCGCCGCCCCCCTGCTCGATAAGCAGGATCCAGAAGGTTACTGCGCGTTTTGCATAAGCCGCTATTTTGAAACAGCTCCGGAAAAGTCCCGTGTCGTGCACACCGGGGACGGTTTTACGACGCTGTATCAGGTCGCTCCCGACGCCTACACGCACACCCGTCCGCTCTTTCGCCGCATATCGAATCTCTTCGAAATCCTCTCCGTGGACTACTGGACACGGAATTACAATTACAAGCTCTCGAACAAGAACCGTGTCTGGATGGATCAGTATCTGGGCAATCCCACCGGTTTGAAACACGTCCTCGGTATCGTGGACTATAAACTCGGGCGCCAGGGAAAATCCGATGAAGAGATCTCGAAAATTTCCCTCGATGACAAGATCAAATTGGCGGAAGCACATTTCGGCGGCGGCCATGAGCTGATCATCGCCGATCGTCACTACCTGCCCGATGCGCAAAGTACCGATGAGCTGTGCTCCACCGGCGACCTCAGCGCCGATGAGCATTACCAGTACTTTGCCCTGATCATTGACGCGATGCAGGATATCGTGGCCAACAACCGCTACGTGCGATCCATCAGTGTGTTCAAGAACTGGCTGCAGCCGGCCGGGGCGACCTTCGATCATCTGCACACGCAAATTGTCGCCATTGACGAATGGGGAGCGGCAATGGAGCGGAAAATCAAACTCGTGGTGCAGGATAAAAACGTGTACAACACGTACGGACCGAATTTCGCCGGGTATAACAATCTGATTTTTGCTGAAAACGATTACGCCCTCGCCTTTGTCGGAATAGGCCACCGCTTCCCGACCGTCGAAATTTTTTCCAAATCGGTGAATGCGCGTCCGTCCGACCATACCCCCGAGGAGGTGCGCGGAATGAGCGATCTCGTGCGTGCGGTGCATGCCGCCATAGGACGAGACATCTCCGTGAACGAGGAATGGCATCACACGCCCATGGATTCCATCTTCAAAATTCCCTGGCATGTATTCGTCAAGTTGCGCATCAACACACCTGCGGGTTTCGAGGGCGGCACGAACATTTACATCAATCCGCTGACACCAACGGTGCTGCGCGACAAACTGGTGCCGCGCTTCTACGATCTGCGCAGGGATGGCGTTATTGACGGCTCCATTCGCATCGCCGAGGAATGCGTCGTCGTCCCGAATCCTCTGCAGTACTTCAAAGGATCCTGA
- the rpsU gene encoding 30S ribosomal protein S21, whose translation MIGIIVQENEPIDRAIKRFKKKYERSGILKEFKRRAYYTKPSIKKRMKKQKAVRRARRTSDES comes from the coding sequence TTGATCGGCATTATTGTACAGGAAAACGAACCCATCGACCGCGCGATTAAACGTTTCAAGAAAAAATACGAACGCTCGGGCATTCTCAAGGAATTCAAGCGCCGCGCCTATTATACGAAGCCGTCCATCAAGAAGCGCATGAAGAAGCAAAAGGCCGTCCGTCGCGCCCGGCGTACGTCCGACGAAAGCTGA